Proteins co-encoded in one Gossypium arboreum isolate Shixiya-1 chromosome 11, ASM2569848v2, whole genome shotgun sequence genomic window:
- the LOC108473139 gene encoding receptor-like protein EIX2 yields MLRFEPNSSWIPPFQCQTIELGRWQLGLKFPHWLKFQKNLSELDISGAGISDFVPIWFFNLSPKFKYVNLSYNQLAGGISYLNVKDSVDFTSNRFTGPLPRVIPTLQFLILSNNSFSGSLFELVCHSLSRGRIEVLFIDKNLLTGEIPDCWNHLESLKNFNLGNNNLTGKIPPSLGRTVLHWLNLRNNSMFGELPSTLQNLTNLRILDLSENHFSGNIPAWIDDKLSSLTVLSLRSNNFDGYFPHEICDLQYLQNLDLSHNNIFGAIPNCLSNLSAMAYRRYQKNYQFLWASTRTTLISFSALLMLKGREDDYSATLGLVTSMDLSTNSLTGEIPKELGSLVELRSLNLSRNLLTGNIPDEIGNMELESLDLSMNQLNGEIPSSFSNLNFLNHFNVSYNNLTGQIPTSTQLQSFENFSYMGNHLCGPPLTKHCSTKRSPPDVANNGSSSEGSNVNWLYVSTVLGFVMGFWGVVAPLFFIRSWRHAYYLKLDHVSRKLYVSWATMGM; encoded by the coding sequence ATGCTCAGATTTGAACCAAACTCAAGCTGGATTCCACCGTTTCAATGTCAAACTATCGAATTGGGTCGATGGCAACTTGGCCTGAAGTTTCCCCATTGGTTAAAATTTCAAAAGAACTTGTCTGAATTAGATATTTCTGGTGCAGGAATTTCAGATTTTGTGCCTATTTGGTTTTTCAACCTTTCCCCTAAATTTAAATATGTAAATCTTTCTTATAATCAACTTGCTGGAGGGATTTCTTATTTGAACGTGAAAGATAGCGTTGACTTTACTTCAAATCGATTCACAGGCCCATTGCCAAGAGTAATCCCaactttacaatttttaattttgtcaAATAATTCATTTTCAGGATCTCTTTTTGAATTAGTTTGTCATTCATTAAGTAGGGGACGGATTGAAGTTCTTTTCATTGATAAAAATCTTCTCACCGGAGAAATTCCAGATTGCTGGAATCATTTAGaaagtttgaaaaattttaatttggggAACAACAATTTGACCGGAAAAATCCCACCTTCTTTGGGACGTACAGTTCTTCATTGGCTAAACCTTCGAAATAATAGCATGTTTGGAGAATTACCATCCACATTGCAAAATTTAACGAATTTGCGCATTCTTGATCTTAGTGAAAATCATTTCAGTGGAAATATACCGGCATGGATCGATGACAAGCTCTCATCACTTACAGTTCTAAGCCTTCGTTCAAATAATTTTGATGGTTATTTTCCTCACGAAATTTGTGATCTTCAATATCTTCAGAATTTGGATCTTTCCCATAACAACATTTTTGGAGCTATTCCAAATTGTTTAAGTAATTTGAGTGCTATGGCCTACAGAAGGTACCAAAAGAACTATCAGTTTCTATGGGCAAGTACCAGAACTACTCTCATTTCTTTCAGTGCATTATTAATGCTGAAAGGACGAGAGGATGATTACAGTGCCACACTAGGGCTTGTTACCAGCATGGACCTTTCAACTAATAGTCTCACGGGAGAGATCCCAAAGGAACTTGGAAGTCTCGTTGAGCTACGATCATTAAATCTGTCAAGAAATCTCTTAACAGGAAATATACCAGATGAAATTGGCAACATGGAGTTGGAATCTCTTGATTTGTCGATGAATCAATTGAATGGTGAAATCCCTTCAAGTTTCTCCAATTTGAATTTCTTGAATCACTTTAATGTGTCCTACAACAACTTAACAGGACAAATCCCAACAAGCACTCAACTTCAAAGCTTTGAAAACTTTTCTTACATGGGCAATCATCTTTGCGGACCTCCTCTCACTAAACACTGCAGCACGAAACGTTCTCCACCTGATGTTGCAAATAATGGAAGCAGCAGTGAAGGAAGTAACGTGAATTGGCTTTATGTTAGCACAGTTCTCggctttgtaatgggattttggggtGTAGTGGCTCCCTTGTTTTTCATCAGGTCTTGGAGGCATGCATACTATCTAAAGTTGGACCATGTTAGTCGAAAGCTGTATGTGTCTTGGGCTACTATGGGTATGTAG
- the LOC108473225 gene encoding uncharacterized protein LOC108473225 — translation MDLNKKRVQLLLFILGLTLLSKTADKCRKLAGEEKVVLSQTGQFSLWDCFDMGVGSIACAVKEGVKLYVYNIRAAHVEKSKNLAMQKALQDAMSQGLSSKDAAKQATKAGKKAAKLATQKAERVTGPIISSGWDFFEVVYYGGTMSEGFFRGKGTLLGAYGGGFFGEQVLGKFGYLVGSHLGGYMGGRIGLMVYDVANGIHYVLRIIEGKEFDKKLTDSEF, via the exons ATGGATCTCAACAAAAAAAGAGTTCAGCTGTTGCTCTTCATCCTTGGACTCACCCTTCTCAGTAAGACAG CTGATAAGTGCAGGAAACTGGCTGGGGAAGAGAAAGTGGTATTATCCCAAACAGGGCAATTTTCATTGTGGGATTGCTTTGATATGGGGGTTGGTTCCATAGCTTGCGCAGTGAAAGAAGGTGTTAAACTTTATGTCTACAACATCCGAGCCGCTCATGTCGAGAAATCAAAGAACTTAGCAATGCAGAAGGCGTTACAAGACGCGATGTCACAAGGCCTGTCCTCCAAAGACGCGGCGAAACAAGCCACAAAGGCTGGGAAAAAAGCAGCCAAGCTGGCGACGCAAAAGGCTGAGCGCGTCACGGGTCCGATCATTTCATCCGGGTGGGACTTTTTCGAAGTTGTTTACTATGGTGGGACTATGTCGGAAGGGTTTTTTAGAGGTAAAGGAACATTGCTTGGAGCCTACGGTGGGGGATTTTTCGGTGAACAAGTGCTTGGGAAGTTTGGTTATCTTGTGGGAAGCCATTTGGGAGGTTATATGGGTGGTAGGATTGGATTGATGGTCTATGATGTGGCTAATGGAATACATTATGTGCTTCGAATCATTGAGGGTAAAGAGTTCGATAAAAAATTGACAGATTCCGAGTTTTGA
- the LOC108471865 gene encoding receptor-like protein EIX2: MAIATMTTPLPLSLFPFLLFIPAFCFTICHANSNLLCIESEREALLKFKNHLIDRSNRLSSWIEGGDCCEWTGGKINPSLLELKHLSFLDLSNNNFSSIHIPKFFGLLESLQYLNLSYAQFQGAIPHNLGNLSKLQYLDLRGNDLKSKSLQWVSGLYSLQYLDLSFANLSKATDWVQVPLKLPSLLELQLSFCGLEDVPSSINVNSSKSLVVLDLSRNFFSSVPKWIFSLHGLLSIDLSVNSLEGPVPDYFGNTSFLEVLDLNLNNLNSSIPNFLYSLNRLHFLSLSSNQLQGTISSAIGNLSSVTHLDLSENQLNGQIPLSIGKLSSLKLFDVSENQLNGQIPSSIGELSSLKYFDELY; encoded by the exons ATGGCAATTGCAACCATGACTACTCCTCTTCCTCTTTCCTTattcccttttcttctttttattccCGCTTTCTGTTTTACCATTTGTCATGCCAATTCCAACCTACTTTGCATCGAAAGTGAGAGAGAAGCTCTTTTGAAATTCAAGAATCATCTTATTGATCGTTCAAACAGGCTATCGTCATGGATTGAAGGTGGGGATTGCTGTGAATGGACTG GAGGCAAAATAAATCCTTCACTGCTGGAGTTGAAGCATCTCAGTTTCCTGGACTTGAGCAATAACAATTTTAGCAGCATACATATTCCGAAATTTTTCGGTTTGCTGGAGAGTTTACAATATCTTAACCTCTCTTATGCACAATTTCAGGGAGCAATTCCTCATAACCTTGGGAATCTCTCAAAGTTGCAGTATCTTGATCTTCGAGGTAATGATCTCAAATCAAAAAGTCTTCAATGGGTTTCTGGACTTTATTCCTTGCAGTACCTTGATTTGAGCTTTGCGAATCTTTCTAAAGCAACCGATTGGGTACAGGTACCACTCAAACTTCCTTCTTTGTTAGAGTTGCAATTGTCATTTTGTGGTTTAGAAGATGTTCCATCTTCGATCAATGTTAATTCTTCAAAATCACTGGTTGTTCTTGATCTTTCTCGGAACTTCTTTTCTTCAGTACCTAAGTGGATATTTAGTCTTCATGGTCTTCTGTCCATTGATCTTAGTGTAAATTCTTTGGAAGGCCCAGTTCCAGATTACTTTGGGAACACCTCGTTTCTTGAAGTTCTTGATCTTAATTTGAATAATCTCAATTCGTCCATACCCAATTTCTTGTATAGTTTAAACCGTCTTCATTTCCTTAGTCTTAGTTCAAACCAGTTACAAGGAACAATCTCGAGTGCCATTGGAAACTTGAGCTCTGTTACTCACCTTGATCTCTCAGAAAATCAATTAAACGGTCAAATTCCGTTGTCTATAGGGAAGTTATCATCTTTGAAGTTGTTTGATGTTTCAGAAAATCAAttaaatggtcaaattccatcatCGATAGGGGAGTTATCATCTTTGAAATACTTTGAT GAATTGTATTAG